In the Juglans microcarpa x Juglans regia isolate MS1-56 chromosome 6D, Jm3101_v1.0, whole genome shotgun sequence genome, one interval contains:
- the LOC121234926 gene encoding post-GPI attachment to proteins factor 3 codes for MMDRYLISFVAVLSCLLGGLDASAGDVDPHYRACVKTCEEIGCVGQRCFPDCNFSKEGVSSDGPWYMQEPLYLQWKQGDCQSDCRYYCMFDREKEREALGEGPVKYHGKWPFKRVYGIQEPVSVAFSALNLAIHFHGWLSFFILLYYKLPLNMNKKAYYEFASLWHIYGFFSMNSWFWSVVFHSRDVELTEKLDYSSAVALLGYSLILAILRSFNVRNEAARVMVSAPLLAFVTTHILYLNFYKLDYGWNMKVCVFMGVTQLLLWAIWAGVTRHPSRWKLWVVVVGGGLAMLLEIYDFPPYQGFVDAHALWHATTIPLTYIWWSFIRDDAEFRTSTLLKKAK; via the exons agCTTGTGTAAAAACATGTGAAGAAATTGGATGTGTTGGTCAAAGATGCTTTCCAGACTGCAATTTCTCTAAAGAAGGTGTCTCCAGTGATGGTCCATGGTACATGCAAGAACCCCTTTACTTGCAGTGGAAACAAGGGGATTGCCAAAGTGATTGCCGTTACTATTGTATGTTTgacagagagaaagaaagagaagcaTTGGGTGAGGGCCCTGTCAAATACCATGGTAAATGGCCATTTAAGCGTGTGTATGGGATTCAG GAGCCTGTTTCTGTAGCTTTCTCTGCGCTAAATCTTGCAATTCATTTTCATGGCTGGTTATCCTTTTTCATCCTTCTATACTACAAGTTGCCCCTGAATATGAATAAAAAGGCGTACTATGAATTTGCCAGTTTGTGGCATATCTATGGGTTTTTCTCGATGAACTCCTGGTTCTGGAGTGTTGTTTTCCATAGTCG AGATGTGGAATTGACAGAGAAGCTGGACTACTCTTCTGCAGTGGCATTACTTGGGTACTCCCTTATTCTGGCCATCCTAAGAAGTTTCAATGTGAGGAATGAGGCTGCCAGAGTCATGGTTTCTGCTCCACTGCTCGCATTTGTGACCACCCACATATTGTACCTGAACTTTTATAAACTAGATTATG GGTGGAACATGAAAGTTTGTGTTTTCATGGGTGTGACCCAGCTTCTCCTATGGGCAATATGGGCTGGTGTCACACGACATCCTTCTCGCTGGAAGTTGTGGGTGGTGGTTGTAGGTGGTGGCCTTGCAATGCTCCTAGAAATCTATGATTTCCCTCCATATCAAGGGTTTGTGGATGCTCATGCTCTTTGGCATGCCACTACTATCCCCCTAACCTATATTTGGTGGAGTTTCATCCGAGATGATGCTGAGTTTCGAACCTCTACCCTGCTTAAAAAGGCAAAATAG